TAGAAAACGTTTTGGCGATTTTATCACATGTGGTTCTGTTCTCTCCAACAATATCATTGGACATGTGGAGTTTTTGGCCATTATTGATGGAAGAACTGGCAAATTGGGCAATCCATTTGTTTCCAAGTATGGTGCTTAACTACATTTTGAGTTTGCTTTTACAGTTTACTCTGCTTATATCAGTGCGTAGTTCCGATAATTTATAGGCTATCCATTTCATTATTGATATTCATGCTCGAGATTAGTTTGTGTGTTGGACTTAATCTGAAGATAAGCACAACTATGAGCATCATAGAAACTCACTAAAGAAAATAAGGCTTCTGtcaaatgatataaattatgTCTATAGTTTACAATCAATATATGTAAGTATCACCTAGCCTGGTCAATTCTATAATATTGTTTTTCTTAACCTTTTAATATTTTCCATTTCAAGCTCTAAATCCCTATCCTGTCGCCCTCTTGATTATAAGGAACACATTTTGATAATGTACTTATAGATCTTTACAAGGTAAAACCATCTCAGCCTCTTTATATGCCCTTCCATTTTAAAACGGTGGTTGTTTtatgtaattaatatatttattctaTGTGTTTGATTAAAATGTATATCTATTTATTCACTGTATTGCTTTGGCCCTTTATATTATAAGTTGTaacttcttttttaattttttattacaatAAGTTGTAACTCTTAAAACAATAATAAGAGAAAAAGGTCCATATTGTCTGGCATCAACTTTTTTACACTatcaaccaatcaaattttaCAGATTGGCtaattaaaactaaataaaaatagattttCTCACATTGTTTTTAATCTAATTGGAGACTTGTTATAGGGATATGGTTTAATTACGCCCACTTTCTTTTACATTTTATTTCCACCCGTTTCCCCTTTCTAACTATCTCTCAATTTACTATTACGTCACTTATTGTATTTCTCATTTCTCATACTTCTCTTCTTATCACTATCTTGTGTGGATGGAATTGGGGTGTGGACAAAGTATTATTGCTTCTTATATGATGTGTACGGCTTGTGTTTGGTTTGTTGAAATGTCCAGTTAAATAGCAGTCAATATGAGAAAATGTTTTGTTGAGACCTATTACACCTagaaagatagaaataaaaaaagtgaGAAATAAGAAATATGATGAACAATGTGGTAGAACCCATAATAGTGATATATAAAGAAAAATTGGGTGGAAAAAATGAGATGTTAGTGACGCTCCGTGCGAATATATCAAAGGTTGGTGAATGAGGGGACTTGTCATATAATGAGTACAGCTTGCAATTGATCATCAGTTGAAATTCCTTGTTAATTAACAGACCATGGGTgtccttcttttttcttttttcaatttgggTACTGTGAATGGTGTTCTTATACTTGAGACTATTGATTAACTGTGgatatttttaatttcatgaatgATAGAAATGTGGAAAGATAGATGAGCAAATGGACTTGCTGAAGAAAAACCTGAAGTTGATCTACGAAGGCGAGGCGTTCAATGGGAAGCTCACAAAGACAGCACGATCCCATGGCAAGAAGTTTCAAGTTTCTATTAAACAAGAAACCTCTAGATTACTGGTATTTCATCTTAACTTTACCTaactttttaaatttctatcatCAATTAGTAATCTTTTTCGCAAAATCATAGTCTAAGGCTATAAGCATTCGGCCTTATAAAATCAACACGCATAACACACCTTTGTTCTTACAAAATTGTTCATGTAATTTCGACTCAGAAATGGTAAAAATCAAATGTCTCTCTATGAGTGCAGCTTATAGGGATTGAATATTCGACCTAAAAGTTTAAACCGCCACTTTTAATCATAGGGGTTTGCTTGTTGTTAAGTTTTTGCTTGTGCTTCAACTGTTCAACATTTTTCTATTAGTGGGGCAATTAAAATCATTTTCTCTACTAACATGTCTACATGTTATTTTGCAGGGCAACTTGGGCTGGGCCTACATGCAAAAATTGAACTATGTGATGGCTGAGGCGGTGTACCGGAAAGCCCAAATGATCGATCCAGATTGTAACAAGGCTTGTAACTTGGGCCATTGTCTCATTAAACAAGCCCGGTATGAAGAGGCGCAATCCATTATTGAAGAAGTATTAAGAGGAAATTATCCTGGGTCAGATGATAGCAAGTCAAAGAAACGAGCCCAAGATCTCCTAACAGAGAtaagtgtaagatcaaggtttgatcagtggttgcatctctatattttgatgattacatttAAGGTTTTTGAAGATGAACagttatggtactctaacgtttgcctcttttagttgtgacaaacaggttctgattctgaccaaAGCCAATTCAATCAGAAGACGAAGACCCAAGAGTAGCCAAAAGAGAGTTGaaaagcttaccatgttcgctTAGAACAGtgacaaatccttcagaagttctgaagatagaaactctcaagaggtactgaagaaccggagtcagaagttctgaagaccagatgttccagcggaacggtccagaagtagaagactcaagttctgaagacctgcaagaagttggcatctgaagaccaaagctattctagctctgacgttcagaagttctgaggaacttgttcagaagcagaagttgcaaggtcagaggatccaagcttccgtctgactctgatcagaagcttcaccaaagttcatctgaagcactctagatcataagtcagctggtgaaaggacaggtcgctgtcatagtacaaatcgtacagcctcagtctgtccgccacctacctcgttcagcctagcagtctgatattacaagattgccactccaacggacaaaaccctagcaacggctacatcatatgccttggagtatataagggctgaagatagaagaaagaagccaaGAAGCTTTGCTGATATTATCGAATTCATTCTAACCAATCtattagcattatttcttcactgctcttaaacatctgagtttaccattagcttttcagaagcagttcttgtaaacccgaaagcttttacaaacactttgtaagttccttgagagaccaaggttggtcgaaTCTTGAGAAGACTGAATAggtttgattcagtgtttagctagtcttgagaggatcgttagatcagcttcttgagagtatactagtgagaaaatcagtgtattgttagtcacttagcaggttgcaaagtgcagttgtaacactcattgattttagtggattgccttcatcagaagaaggaagaaatcaccttcacaggtggactggattaacttgagcttttatctcaagtgaaccaggataaaaaacttgcgtgctttacttcataTCCTTCgacacctagttcttatctttgagtttggaaaaagttcaaaagtatatcttttattcaaaaaactctattcaaacccccccccttctagtgtttttcgcaccttcaattggcatcagagctccggttctgatttatacACTTAACAGTGATCAGTAATCCAGAacctagtgtgaaaaacaacgatggcccaagccaatacttccgctgacaacaagaacaacaacaaccaactcagagcaccaatctttgatcgtgaaaagtttgagtactggaaagatagaatagagagttatttccttggcactgacccagatctctgggatatggtcatggaaggctatactgatccagtagatgcttcaggagtgaagatcccccgttctgaaatgactgacgctcagaagaagcgtttcaaggatcatcacaaggcgaagtctatgctgttcagctcaatatcatatattgaatatgagaagatctccgacaaagaaacagcaaaatccatctatgactcattggtcatgacgcatgaaggaaatgaggaagtcaaggagaccaaggctcttgctctcataaaacaatatgagcagtttaagatggaatctggtgaaaccattgaagagatgtactcaaggtttcaaacactgattgctggaatcagagtgctaaacaagagctactctactggtgatcatgtcaaaaagatcatcagaagtttgcctaaggagtggatggcttttgtcactgcactaaaactctccaggaatctgaactcgttgaagttagaagagcttgtgagtcatctcagaagccatgagattgaactcaaagagcacaagcctcaaaagaaagacaaatctattgctcttaagtcaaaatctgacaaagcgaaagcttatcaggcagaagaggaagattcctctgaagagctatcagatgcgtctggtgatgaagaactatctcttttcacaaagagattaagcaaactctggaagaacagacatagcaagggCAAAGGACTAAAGAAAAGTACaggaagatttgaatcttcatctggtcagaagaagtcatctgggtaggaagtcacttgcttcgagtgcaaggaatctgggcactacaagagtgactgtcccaagctaaagaaggacaagagaccaagaaaagtcttcaagaagaaagctctcgtgaccttcgatgcgactgactctgatgaagctgagtcagaagaagatgaagttgtggaagctctgatggctaccactagcagaaaTGCTGAAGCACAGGATGATAGCCTCAGAAGATGACTCggactctgagaatgacgatgaggtattctctaatttttctccatctgagctaagaacagcattatctgaaataatgaagaaacatgatgttctgttaaataaacataaagagcttaaaaggaaatatgctgttaaaaccagttcatcggaagttcatgagaagtcagtctctggactcatggaagagaaccattctcttaaaaatgacaactctgttcttcgcgctaaaaatgccatgctagaagatcaacttgcatcatctgatgttaagcatgaaacattatatgagaaagcgtttcaaaggttcctagctgtaacgccccgattttcgggGGGTTACTTAGTAACCCTGAGCCACCTTAAAATACAACCTGTTTTAAATGcaaaggtatatatatatatttttttctatttaggATGATGCTTCTAAACATGCATAGATAATACCCAACATAAGAAAATAAACATAAGAGTTTACAGCAAGTCACCTCAACAAAGAGGGATAAGTAGTCGAATACAAGTCATTACATCTGAATAGGAAAGTACAAAATAAGTgagatctaccctgtccccaaaatgTACAATGAGTGGCTCAACACCGATCGACACATCTAAACTACCCCAACCCAAGCTAGAAAATGGGCCACACGTCCTCCTCTGGGTCGGACTCCTCCTCTGGGCCAGTCTCCTCCTCTAACGCCTCCTCGGGCTCGTCCAAGAAACCTGCTCCAGTCCCCGCACTCGCTCCCGCCTCAGCCTCATCATCAGTGTCCAGTATATTAATCACGTCGGTATCCAAGTCCACCGTCgtagttgtaacaccccgatttcggtggcgtcactttagtaaccaaaagtaaaacttaatgcggaaaaacgtgaatattttttttttttgataataactaagacaagactgaattaaataaaacccaaaagcgaaaagcaacagaactaaggcacaatatataatacagcccccgctgtaagtaacaacctcgtcacgagtaacctccagtgacggaaaaaaagtgtagcgcccgaaggcaatatgtacagactgaaagtaaaggtgaagtgtccgcaacaccatccctcaaactgagaatgagctggcccatcggcctgaaacaagacctcctatgtccaaccaactctctgtgattcccgtaaagaaaccacacaaaaagctataggtgagaaactaccctgtccccaaagaaaacaaatgatgttcagagctaagactctactcctacactaatcccatctcgaggagctcacaccagcactaaaacctacatgctagcatgatcgtcgtctgaatctgaattcagaacgacctagtctaagtacaccatccgtcctcctctcgctaccgcgatgcgctcctgttccagtatctcaactctagttccccccgaagggtgaaccatcatgatctagtccgtcgtggacatctgacaaagggcgtttgtccgccaaagcacacacagaagacgcgagggtcaactccaaagaattatgtaaataataacatcgatagatacagataatagaatagccacttaggcttatagctagggataacatcctagggttacatattccataacgaacataaatgacgataaaaacacttaacatgttccaaataggattaacaaataacaatcacattcgacaactaagtcagtatgcatgttgcatgaaatgatatgcaggttaacccagtcaaccaatatgcaatccggaacggatggacatcaacggatcagccctagcaccagccacggtgggaccatttcggcccgcgtgcctcttactccaacatcagcggtagtcagatcagccgtaacccgtaggtctgccatttcggtctgctacaagagacgtctacagacgctcttacacggaaatccgggtcttatgaccattttggaatccgacgaggtccagagtacgtcctgtgtttataccccattaatgttgcatgaatgcaggatgattagtcaaacaacgtctccgaatctcactcgacacgtcgccacgtgttctagctaaattaaagtctctaaaagcttaccctaaggtaaagtcgattctgcgacaaaagacacttctttccacaacacacattctctcatgatgatctccaaatcatccgactcatctcaatccgatggtcacaactgctcaacgagcaagagtatcaacatactcgggaactatcaat
This is a stretch of genomic DNA from Lotus japonicus ecotype B-129 chromosome 1, LjGifu_v1.2. It encodes these proteins:
- the LOC130735453 gene encoding protein SULFUR DEFICIENCY-INDUCED 2-like is translated as MVLGESNSVIAIPCTDTIKAIKFVFCTFPASKQDMQNLCRWGKSQTMGANGYLGTHFDNVLIDLYKKCGKIDEQMDLLKKNLKLIYEGEAFNGKLTKTARSHGKKFQVSIKQETSRLLGNLGWAYMQKLNYVMAEAVYRKAQMIDPDCNKACNLGHCLIKQARYEEAQSIIEEVLRGNYPGSDDSKSKKRAQDLLTEISQTQAPHKKLTHKGFFIKGLEQLINEWGPIRSRRLPSFEEISSFRDQLAC